One Vespa crabro chromosome 4, iyVesCrab1.2, whole genome shotgun sequence DNA segment encodes these proteins:
- the LOC124423682 gene encoding protein tipE isoform X1 produces the protein MGAQEEDTKSNKSSAIGGVIPMAKVATLVEKAKFYTSLCLGTTAILAVFAFLFLIPFVVEPAISTILADFSPHAVACITTEHVYAEGLKNCSWASCREGCTSAALRCHQIKVNYTRLPFNQFIKKPIGSVPWDVGDTKFFVNTEGCGYPPRVNCSDFAKKYGYRNIGKIFPCYYSRTHPETVVARYSWDENLKHLVLALVVPIVLFAVSLGVLCYWYCPPVRKTCGGPGRNLIEKYDRKEDILGEDEFEEDEEEY, from the exons ATGGGTGCCCAGGAAGAGGACACCAAATCTAATAAATCGAGTGCCATAGGCGGTGTCATACCGATGGCAAAGGTTGCTACATTGGTCGAGAAGGCTAAATTTTACACGTCTCTCTGTTTGGGCACCACCGCTATTCTCGCGGTCTTTGCTTTTCTATTCTTGATACCGTTCGTCGTCGAGCCAGCGATCTCGACGATTCTTGCGGATTTTTCACCACACGCGGTCGCCTGCATCACTACGGAACACGTTTATGCGGAAGGCTTGAAGAATTGTTCATGGGCGAGTTGTAGAGAAG GTTGCACGAGTGCAGCATTACGATGCCATCAGATCAAAGTGAATTACACGAGGTTACCTTTCAaccaatttataaaaaaaccaATTGGTTCCGTACCGTGGGACGTGGGCGATACgaaattttttgttaacaCGGAAGGTTGCGGCTATCCACCGAGAGTTAATTGTTCCGattttgcaaaaaaatatGGTTATCGTAACataggaaaaatatttccatgttaTTACAGTAGAACGCATCCAGAAACGGTAGTGGCAAG GTATTCTTGGGATGAAAATTTGAAACATCTCGTACTGGCGTTGGTCGTACCAATTGTCTTATTCGCTGTCTCCCTTGGTGTATTGTGCTATTGGTATTGTCCACCCGTTAGGAAGACCTGTGGAGGACCTGGTCGAAATCTCATTGAAAAGTACGACCGAAAGGAAGA CATTCTCGGAGAGGACGAGTTcgaagaggacgaagaggagTACTGA
- the LOC124423682 gene encoding protein tipE isoform X2 — MGAQEEDTKSNKSSAIGGVIPMAKVATLVEKAKFYTSLCLGTTAILAVFAFLFLIPFVVEPAISTILADFSPHAVACITTEHVYAEGLKNCSWASCREGCTSAALRCHQIKVNYTRLPFNQFIKKPIGSVPWDVGDTKFFVNTEGCGYPPRVNCSDFAKKYGYRNIGKIFPCYYSRTHPETVVARYSWDENLKHLVLALVVPIVLFAVSLGVLCYWYCPPVRKTCGGPGRNLIEKYDRKEE, encoded by the exons ATGGGTGCCCAGGAAGAGGACACCAAATCTAATAAATCGAGTGCCATAGGCGGTGTCATACCGATGGCAAAGGTTGCTACATTGGTCGAGAAGGCTAAATTTTACACGTCTCTCTGTTTGGGCACCACCGCTATTCTCGCGGTCTTTGCTTTTCTATTCTTGATACCGTTCGTCGTCGAGCCAGCGATCTCGACGATTCTTGCGGATTTTTCACCACACGCGGTCGCCTGCATCACTACGGAACACGTTTATGCGGAAGGCTTGAAGAATTGTTCATGGGCGAGTTGTAGAGAAG GTTGCACGAGTGCAGCATTACGATGCCATCAGATCAAAGTGAATTACACGAGGTTACCTTTCAaccaatttataaaaaaaccaATTGGTTCCGTACCGTGGGACGTGGGCGATACgaaattttttgttaacaCGGAAGGTTGCGGCTATCCACCGAGAGTTAATTGTTCCGattttgcaaaaaaatatGGTTATCGTAACataggaaaaatatttccatgttaTTACAGTAGAACGCATCCAGAAACGGTAGTGGCAAG GTATTCTTGGGATGAAAATTTGAAACATCTCGTACTGGCGTTGGTCGTACCAATTGTCTTATTCGCTGTCTCCCTTGGTGTATTGTGCTATTGGTATTGTCCACCCGTTAGGAAGACCTGTGGAGGACCTGGTCGAAATCTCATTGAAAAGTACGACCGAAAGGAAGAGTAA
- the LOC124423677 gene encoding uncharacterized protein LOC124423677, which translates to MPKQVPVENLVIPPQDGRICGTICICQMTAVLSSVALVYLTVAIYMPSTRAFQSGISEVPAMCTTIRAVNADNCEWGSCGEWCLSKTSGPCVQIHVNLRRNGSTILLANCTNTTNKTCYGIDQENAKKSKCIADECRNLTGTFNCSAGTCINITDAFECMFHDTDPPLKCSGRRGKITCIDIDGLFNCNRGTCERIRTPYNCDRRCVDIPTRNKNMILLSGDKVYLSQCERAIDVETNREIWHEDRGDVMMASCYGIFNSTLGVEAVDCINGSVLEKDLLTDLTNFTYLSYLNIFATKPLDETRMVAPPEQDLIIANESRLLINLEGCVNTLRDECKDFLHEYGKDGSDHNARARFPCYYADGNTGIVVSRFNLDTTYKEFLIAFILPSILFIVSCLTLIFCQRTVVVGDDARMRFKGSPGALASIEKSASGNVGDAGGGDSVMAL; encoded by the coding sequence ATGCCGAAGCAAGTGCCGGTGGAGAACTTAGTGATACCACCGCAGGACGGTAGGATCTGCGGTACTATCTGTATATGTCAGATGACTGCGGTTTTATCGTCGGTCGCATTGGTCTATCTAACTGTGGCGATATACATGCCAAGTACGCGAGCATTTCAATCGGGTATCAGCGAGGTCCCGGCAATGTGTACGACGATTCGAGCCGTCAATGCTGACAACTGCGAGTGGGGAAGCTGCGGCGAGTGGTGTCTATCGAAAACATCCGGTCCTTGCGTACAAATCCATGTAAATCTTCGACGAAACggttcgacgatacttctcgCCAATTGTACGAACACAACGAACAAGACTTGTTACGGTATAGATCAGGAAAACGCGAAAAAGTCCAAGTGTATAGCAGATGAGTGTCGAAATCTCACCGGTACGTTTAATTGTTCAGCAGGGacgtgtataaatataacCGACGCGTTCGAGTGTATGTTTCATGATACCGATCCGCCGTTAAAGTGTTCCGGTAGACGTGGCAAAATAACTTGTATCGATATAGATGGTCTTTTTAATTGCAATCGCGGTACTTGCGAACGTATAAGAACGCCTTATAATTGCGACCGACGTTGCGTCGACATACCAACTAGAAATAAGAACATGATACTTCTTAGTGGGGACAAGGTTTATCTCAGTCAATGTGAAAGAGCTATAGATGTGGAGACCAATCGAGAAATATGGCACGAGGATCGAGGCGACGTTATGATGGCCTCGTGTTATGGTATATTTAATTCAACCCTTGGCGTTGAGGCTGTCGATTGTATTAACGGATCTGTATTAGAAAAGGATCTTCTTACTGATCTAACCAATTTCACTTATCTCtcctatttaaatatatttgcgACAAAACCCTTGGACGAGACAAGAATGGTGGCTCCACCCGAACAAGATCTCATAATAGCTAACGAAAGTCGTTTGCTTATCAATCTCGAAGGATGTGTTAACACTCTTCGTGATGAGTGTAAAGATTTCCTTCACGAATATGGAAAAGATGGTTCCGATCACAACGCTAGAGCTAGATTTCCTTGTTATTATGCAGATGGTAATACTGGTATCGTCGTGTCACGTTTTAATCTCGACACGACTTATAAAGAATTCTTGATCGCTTTTATACTACCGAGCATACTCTTCATCGTCAGCTGTCTCACGCTGATCTTTTGTCAGCGCACGGTGGTGGTAGGAGACGACGCGAGGATGAGATTCAAAGGTTCACCAGGTGCTCTAGCGTCGATAGAGAAGAGCGCCTCGGGCAACGTAGGGGATGCTGGCGGAGGAGATTCCGTTATGGCGCTCTGA